A single genomic interval of Koleobacter methoxysyntrophicus harbors:
- a CDS encoding L,D-transpeptidase family protein produces MPRGRFLIAILIIIIKVFLFSPVESHASEEPSKEIILNIPTLNLILKENGEIVKEYPVAVGKSITQTPIGKFKIINKVINPTWYPKGNPPIPPGPDNPLGYRWLGFHEGYGIHGNNNPESIGTFVSLGCVRLHNKDIEELFERVDIGVPVTINYETMIVKETVYGEKYLEVYPDIYKLEVNTRENITKKLMEENIQITSAKFERIFSKINREKVVFSPGYLVVVNNKVASSKGYSSGEDIFVDYKIIEKLMQKKLLLNFDKQEVLIGEKCSLPAKNIDEKLFVSLKSLSDVIGGSLNIDHSKERAELNIVFTYLNGVLITGDVFVLDETLYLPLRLLADNLGYEVNWDSESQEAVIGEQSISGILKNGKTYINVFEAEKIFHIDVKWEGNSKINVNSIRCFIDGRIPVENVIFKGEMPYLPLRFLAERLGYNVFWQNGAVSVNGKEVEIYLQKGIAYISADDAASIFDIYIGWNTFEKELNIITGKWQN; encoded by the coding sequence GTGCCGAGAGGTCGGTTTTTAATTGCTATACTTATAATCATTATAAAAGTCTTTTTATTTTCTCCCGTTGAATCTCATGCATCAGAAGAGCCATCTAAGGAAATAATCCTGAACATACCCACGTTGAATCTGATTTTAAAGGAAAATGGCGAGATTGTAAAAGAGTACCCGGTAGCTGTTGGCAAATCGATAACCCAAACTCCCATCGGGAAGTTTAAGATTATCAACAAGGTGATAAACCCTACATGGTACCCTAAGGGGAATCCGCCTATTCCTCCGGGTCCTGATAACCCTTTAGGATATCGGTGGTTGGGATTTCATGAAGGTTACGGAATTCACGGCAATAATAACCCTGAATCCATCGGGACTTTTGTATCCTTAGGTTGTGTTAGATTACATAATAAGGATATCGAAGAGCTGTTTGAAAGGGTTGATATAGGAGTTCCTGTAACCATAAATTACGAGACTATGATTGTGAAAGAAACTGTGTATGGAGAAAAATACCTGGAAGTTTATCCGGATATCTACAAATTAGAAGTTAATACGCGAGAAAATATAACTAAAAAACTCATGGAAGAAAACATTCAAATTACATCTGCTAAATTTGAAAGGATTTTTTCGAAGATTAATAGAGAAAAAGTAGTATTTTCTCCCGGATATTTAGTTGTTGTTAATAATAAGGTGGCTAGTTCAAAGGGCTATAGCTCAGGGGAGGATATATTTGTCGATTATAAAATAATTGAGAAACTGATGCAGAAAAAACTTTTGTTAAATTTTGATAAGCAGGAAGTCCTGATTGGGGAGAAATGCTCTCTGCCCGCAAAGAACATAGATGAAAAACTATTTGTTTCCCTAAAAAGTTTATCCGATGTTATTGGTGGGAGCTTAAATATCGACCATTCGAAAGAGAGGGCTGAGCTGAATATCGTTTTTACTTATTTAAATGGTGTGCTGATTACGGGAGATGTGTTTGTTTTAGATGAAACCCTCTACTTGCCGTTGCGTTTATTAGCCGATAATCTGGGCTATGAAGTTAACTGGGATAGCGAAAGTCAGGAAGCTGTTATAGGCGAGCAAAGTATCTCCGGGATTTTAAAGAATGGTAAGACTTATATAAATGTATTTGAGGCAGAAAAGATTTTTCATATAGATGTCAAGTGGGAGGGGAATTCGAAAATAAATGTGAATTCTATCCGGTGTTTTATAGATGGAAGGATACCTGTAGAAAACGTTATATTTAAAGGTGAAATGCCTTATTTACCTCTGAGGTTTTTGGCGGAAAGACTAGGTTATAATGTGTTCTGGCAAAATGGCGCAGTATCAGTCAACGGTAAAGAGGTCGAAATATATCTGCAGAAAGGTATAGCATATATAAGTGCGGATGACGCTGCGTCAATATTCGATATTTATATCGGATGGAATACTTTTGAAAAGGAATTGAATATAATTACCGGGAAATGGCAGAATTAA
- a CDS encoding SIMPL domain-containing protein, translating to MNIKKYKVILLSLILFSVVFFFGICIDKDIGVKGNDIIVEAAEEEPPAGFITVTGEGIIKVKPDFAVIYVNISTDGTTADEAQKENHWILNKMLKNMNNIGISRENIETVNYNIYPAFPEKTEGDSTGLSVFELENDLKIYIQDIDNIGSIIDSIISSGVNSIYRLEFGITNLEEVRNEAVGKAVNHAKEQGETIAKALGLEPLKPVSIKSISEIETPEGFSINTQGEEYMANTAIFPPNIVIRGLVEVKYKY from the coding sequence ATGAATATTAAGAAATATAAAGTAATATTGCTTTCTTTGATTCTCTTTTCGGTTGTGTTTTTTTTCGGGATTTGTATTGATAAAGATATAGGGGTCAAAGGCAATGATATTATTGTGGAGGCGGCAGAAGAAGAGCCTCCCGCTGGCTTTATTACTGTTACCGGTGAGGGGATAATAAAGGTTAAACCCGATTTTGCTGTAATTTATGTAAATATATCTACTGATGGGACTACGGCGGACGAAGCCCAAAAGGAAAACCACTGGATTTTAAACAAAATGCTGAAGAATATGAACAATATAGGGATTTCCCGGGAAAATATAGAAACGGTGAATTATAATATATATCCTGCATTTCCCGAAAAAACTGAAGGGGATTCGACCGGATTATCGGTTTTCGAATTGGAAAATGATTTGAAGATTTATATTCAGGATATAGATAATATTGGAAGTATTATAGATTCTATAATTTCTTCTGGGGTTAATTCCATCTACAGATTAGAATTCGGTATAACGAATTTAGAGGAAGTACGCAATGAAGCCGTCGGTAAAGCTGTAAATCATGCAAAAGAGCAGGGAGAAACCATTGCAAAGGCTTTGGGATTAGAACCGTTAAAACCCGTGTCAATAAAAAGTATAAGCGAAATTGAAACCCCTGAGGGATTTTCCATAAATACTCAGGGGGAAGAGTATATGGCTAACACTGCTATTTTCCCGCCAAATATAGTAATACGGGGCTTAGTAGAGGTTAAATATAAATATTAA
- a CDS encoding sigma-70 family RNA polymerase sigma factor, translating into MSYNEREIIEKCRSGDKNAFEILVKHYEKKVYNMTYRMLGNKEDALDVSQEVFIKIYKSIRSFKGESSFSTWLYRLVTNTCLDEIRKRKGKKLYSIDKPVETEFGEVNRDLIDDSNGPEEQACKMEIQEIVQKAICQLPEEQRIIIILRDIQGFSYKEMAEILQCSMGTVKSRLNRGRLALKGILESSGNLLQMLTSK; encoded by the coding sequence GTGAGCTATAATGAAAGGGAAATAATTGAAAAATGCAGGTCCGGTGACAAAAATGCCTTTGAAATCCTGGTAAAACATTATGAAAAAAAGGTTTACAATATGACCTATAGAATGTTGGGCAATAAAGAAGATGCCCTCGATGTATCCCAGGAAGTTTTCATAAAAATCTATAAATCAATTCGCTCTTTTAAAGGGGAATCCTCTTTTTCAACGTGGCTTTACAGGTTGGTTACAAATACCTGTTTGGATGAAATAAGGAAAAGGAAGGGCAAGAAATTATATTCGATAGATAAGCCCGTTGAAACCGAATTCGGAGAGGTAAACAGGGACCTTATCGATGATTCAAATGGGCCTGAGGAACAGGCGTGTAAGATGGAAATACAGGAAATAGTTCAAAAGGCAATATGTCAGCTTCCTGAAGAACAGAGAATTATTATCATTTTGCGGGATATTCAGGGTTTTTCCTATAAGGAGATGGCGGAAATCCTTCAATGCTCTATGGGAACCGTGAAATCCAGGTTGAATCGAGGGAGATTGGCTCTAAAGGGGATCCTAGAATCAAGCGGGAACCTTTTACAAATGCTTACGTCTAAATAG
- a CDS encoding DUF4349 domain-containing protein, protein MNCKDFEELISPYVDNELDDKERLSFAEHLGRCKDCSDKYQKVLKTISLCRNLEDLQLPDDFTQKLMGRIDSMSRDSSEAEITGTLPERVLGRLKELRGFYTKKGWRAIAGIAALFIFILFIGYNHNFFNLGMPQKSGVKEDSFRSFSADESETRGGNIQESQKEYAVREKSLLFEGEFSSDDNIPQLATSSKHVERKVIKTAHIEIEVENLDENFSAVADLAEKMGGYIENSRVWTSSTKMSNIVLRVPEENFGEVLRIIEGIGEVKSRSLSGDDKTLEYIDLQARLRNLAHQEERLLEVLEKAKNVQEILEVMREITRIRADIESMTAQIKSWDNLVQYSTININMVEVIPSKQEIDVKGFNGLWSRTVKGFISTVNRIISLAAWVVVFIGTIFPVLILFVLGLAVYKLLFRKAK, encoded by the coding sequence ATGAACTGTAAAGATTTCGAAGAATTGATTTCACCGTATGTTGATAATGAACTGGATGATAAAGAAAGATTATCTTTTGCAGAACATTTAGGAAGATGTAAGGACTGTAGCGATAAATATCAAAAGGTTTTGAAAACGATATCTCTTTGCAGAAATTTAGAAGATTTGCAACTCCCCGATGATTTCACTCAAAAGCTTATGGGAAGGATTGATTCCATGAGCAGGGATAGTTCGGAAGCTGAAATTACCGGTACATTGCCTGAAAGGGTTTTAGGGCGATTAAAAGAGCTAAGGGGATTTTACACAAAAAAAGGCTGGAGGGCTATTGCGGGAATTGCTGCTTTATTTATCTTTATTCTTTTTATCGGGTATAATCATAATTTTTTTAACCTTGGAATGCCGCAAAAATCCGGAGTTAAAGAAGATTCTTTCAGATCTTTTTCGGCTGATGAATCAGAAACAAGAGGGGGAAATATTCAGGAAAGCCAGAAAGAATATGCAGTAAGGGAAAAATCCCTCCTTTTTGAAGGAGAGTTTTCATCTGATGATAACATCCCACAGTTAGCTACTTCATCAAAACATGTAGAAAGAAAGGTTATAAAAACAGCACATATAGAGATAGAAGTAGAGAATCTGGATGAAAATTTCAGCGCTGTCGCAGACCTGGCGGAGAAAATGGGGGGATATATAGAGAATTCCCGTGTGTGGACTTCCAGTACAAAAATGTCAAACATAGTTTTAAGAGTGCCTGAAGAGAATTTCGGTGAAGTCCTTCGAATTATTGAAGGGATCGGAGAAGTTAAATCACGAAGTCTTTCAGGAGATGATAAAACACTGGAATATATAGACCTGCAGGCACGATTAAGAAACCTGGCGCATCAGGAAGAAAGGCTGCTGGAGGTTTTGGAAAAGGCTAAAAACGTTCAGGAAATATTGGAGGTTATGAGGGAAATAACCCGTATAAGGGCTGATATAGAATCAATGACAGCCCAGATAAAGAGTTGGGACAATTTAGTTCAGTATTCGACCATTAATATAAATATGGTGGAAGTAATCCCATCAAAACAGGAAATAGATGTTAAAGGTTTTAACGGATTGTGGTCGAGAACGGTAAAGGGTTTTATTTCTACCGTAAATCGGATAATCAGTTTAGCTGCATGGGTAGTGGTTTTTATAGGAACAATTTTTCCTGTTCTTATCCTCTTTGTATTGGGTTTAGCGGTATATAAATTGCTGTTCCGTAAGGCGAAATAG